A single Drechmeria coniospora strain ARSEF 6962 chromosome 03, whole genome shotgun sequence DNA region contains:
- a CDS encoding vacuolar protein-sorting-associated protein, with the protein MASPAPPFPFPREYHFPPFFTAQTNLTTRHAQLTKWSALVLAYARHHRLFRLVLSEAADSDLFFNGRIDRRLAVADIRQVIDFLRKDGRAEFLPPPPGTKDPAAPDVVFVYWRKPDEWAALVEAYVEDTAQKGSVLTLYELTEGEGTRGTEIHGMDSDLLLKALNILVKRGKAQIFGQEDSLGVKFF; encoded by the exons ATGGCCTCCCCTGCTCCACCCTTTCCCTTCCCCCGCGAGTACCACTTCCCGCCCTTCTTTACGGCCCAAACCAACCTCACGACACGTCACGCCCAGCTCACCAAATGGTcagccctcgtcctcgcttACGCACGACATCACCGCCTCTTTCGTCTCGTCCTATCCGAGGCTGCCGATTCGGATCTCTTCTTCAATGGTCGTATCGATCGCCGCCTAGCCGTGGCCGATATTCGTCAGGTCATAGACTTCCTGCGCAAGGACGGCCGGGCCGAATTCCTCCCGCCCCCCCCGGGCACCAAGGATCCCGCCGCGcccgacgtcgtcttcgtctacTGGCGCAAGCCCGACGAGTgggccgccctcgtcgaggcctaCGTGGAAGATACGGCCCAAAAGGGAAGCGTCCTGACGTTGTACGAGCTGACTGAGGGCGAGGGCACGAGGGGCACTG AGATTCATGGCATGGATAGCGACCTCCTCCTCAAGGCCCTCAACATCCTCGTCAAGCGTGGCAAGGCCCAAATCTTTGGCCAGGAGGACTCACTCGGCGTCAAATTCTTCTAA
- a CDS encoding hexokinase-1 yields the protein MTTFRKAFITAIVKSLLRGKSLVQAIIAYWINPLTSPVVNPKSDPYPKSIQEFLKEAEAGLLGPVSGHGLLDLSAALKEQFLHRMQADTQSMLPSYSHRLPSGAERGQYLALDVGGSTLRVALVELRGRDLADGKPGDVVRSRHFTISDAVKELEGLSFFDWMARRIQETLAAGITREHGPEKPLPVALAWSFPIEQTSLGSGKLKGMGKAFLADKGLLGEDLGRIVKQACGNRGLHVELRAILNDSSACLLSQAYSHPSARFGLILGTGLNMAAYLPVAAIGKVKFGARPDAWFDGASHVIVNTELSMFGQGILPLTRWDRALAKELPRPDFQPLEQLVSGMYLGEIARLVLVEAIETAGLLGGLVPPSLRTRYSLSSETLSMIESDHSDDLSEATKLFSNRHPSPHTPTTSDLMAIKAIASFISVRSCALVATCVFTLWDVRLEAERAYLATLSESSPDRKGVEADMKLEETTVAFNGSVIENYPGYLSTCQRYIRDLVDGLNLPEPRRITLVSAKESSLMGAAVALACTLHE from the exons ATGACGACGTTTCGGAAAGCCTTCATCACCGCCATCGTCAAGAGCCTGCTGAGGGGCAAGTCCCTGGTACAGGCCATCATCGCCTATTGGATCAACCCCCTGACGTCCCCCGTCGTCAACCCCAAGTCGGACCCATACCCCAAGAGCATTCAAGAGTTCctcaaggaggccgaggccggcctcctcggccccgtCAGCGGACATGGTCTCCTCGACCTCTCCGCCGCTCTCAAGGAGCAGTTCCTCCACCGCATGCAAGCCGACACCCAGTCCATGCTGCCTTCCTACAGCCACCGGCTGCCGTCCGGTGCCGAACGCGGGCAGTATCTCGCCTTGGACGTCGGTGGATCCACCCTCAGAgtggccctcgtcgagctgcggGGACgggacctcgccgacggcaagccggGTGACGTCGTGAGGAGTCGCCACTTCACCATAagcgacgccgtcaaggaaCTCGAGGGCCTTTCCTTCTTCGACTGGATGGCCCGGAGGATTCAAgagacgctcgccgccggcatcacACGCGAGCACGGTCCGGAGAAGCCGCTGCCGGTAGCGTTGGCGTGGAGCTTTCCCATCGA GCAAACTTCGTTGGGCAGTGGCAAGCTGAAAGGGATGGGCAAGGCCTTCCTAGCCGACAAGGGTCTGCTAGGTGAAGACTTGGGCCGGATTGTGAAGCAGGCCTGCGGGAACCGCGGTCTCCATGTCGAGTTGCGAGCCATCCTGAACGACTCCAGTGCCTGCTTGCTATCCCAAGCGTACTCGCACCCTTCGGCCCGATTCGGCCTCATCCTCGGTACCGGCCTTAACATGGCCGCCTAcctccccgtcgccgccatcggcaaggTCAAGTTTGGCGCCCGTCCCGACGCTTGGTTTGACGGCGCCAGCCATGTCATCGTCAATACCGAGCTGAGCATGTTTGGTCAAGGCATCCTGCCCCTGACGAGGTGGGATCGCGCCTTGGCCAAGGAGCTCCCTCGACCGGACTTCCAACCCCTGGAGCAGCTCGTGAGCGGCATGTATCTCGGCGAGATtgcccgtctcgtcctcgtcgaggccatcgagaccgccggcctcctcggtGGCCTCGTTCCGCCCTCGCTCCGGACCCGATACTCGTTGAGCAGTGAGACGCTGTCCATGATTGAGAG CGATCATAGCGACGACCTCTCCGAGGCCACCAAGCTCTTTTCGAACCGACATCCCTCACCTCACACACCCACCACATCCGACCTCATGGCCATCAAGGCCATTGCCTCCTTCATCTCCGTCCGATCCTGCGCACTAGTCGCCACCTGCGTCTTCACCCTGTGGGACGTACGATTGGAGGCAGAGAGGGCCTACCTTGCGACACTTTCCGAATCCTCACCCGACCGAAAAggggtcgaggccgacatgaagctcgaggagacgacggtggcATTCAACGGAAGTGTCATCGAGAACTACCCCGGGTATCTCAGTACGTGCCAACGATATATCCGTGACCTGGTTGACGGCCTGAATCTGCCGGAGCCTCGGAGGATCACCCTCGTGTCCGCCAAAGAAAGCTCCTTGATGGGTGCTGCCGTTGCCTTGGCCTGTACCTTGCACGAATAA
- a CDS encoding BRCT domain-containing protein, producing MADAGAGLFADCEIAFVPSNSLAPKLISELSTILEDNGAVIHEPRRDGTLAVEKVTHIISNTIDFPQYVESQAVMIPVITVQWITSSVSRRKLAQVRPFSPDPRMIFSEVVVTCAGLPVMDRESIVGATMALGGQESKEVSRLTTHICALTMDDPKVKQAAAGRVKCKIVLPHWFDACFKLGKRIEEAPYLLPDPEILHRTPEDKLEIPVNNNLEGATSTNPQWLPDVGSRSPCTVFQSRKVLLCKDLGITHRLTKVLKDIIHDGGGRLVDDVDECDTLICQFRQGHEYVQAAQSCKDIGSLSWLYYLIVHNQWRSPLHRLLHYPVPQDGIEGFDKMRITVSNYGGEARIYLENLIKACGAQFTKTMKPDNTHLITARNTSEKCKAAPEWGVHVVNHLWIEESYAKCEVKPINVPKFNHFPPRTNLGEIIGQTFLDESKLRAIYYPGGEETMSPRAKRKRQVLQAAKENGYQKGPAEGVVIGKEDDRDFDVMRDHEANEGMTRGKVSASVETPVRARRVQPGKENDTPATGSTGGRSAKAKARDLLQCIAPDIALYEKEKKRQSKSGAPWGGKRAADMVEKEKQEKEEALAEVDEGVKRPTKKARPSLPEVETRIVVTGFKRWIGDKNKEDHDRRKLRDLGVQVVQEGQPCDFVVAPNVMRTVKFLCALARGARVLSTSFIEETLQRNEVPSPDDFLLGDEAAEKKYEMNLETSSSRAKSNRGRLLQGIPIYCTEKIRHGAGSYQTIAEANGAIFKLYKARSGTTIKPTTAEEDGGAPPEPVYLLSNKSPEEKQLWPRFEEMARNGHMEPRIVAPDWLLDVAMAQCVRFNKKFLVENFNGQ from the exons ATGGctgatgccggtgccggcctcTTTGCCGACTGCGAAATCGCGTTTGTGCCGAGCAATTCCCTGGCGCCGAAACTCATCAGCGAG CTCTCCACCATTCTCGAGGATAATGGCGCCGTCATTCACGAACCACGACGCGACGgcacgctcgccgtcgaaaAGGTCACTCACATCATCTCCAACACCATCGACTTCCCGCAATACGTCGAGTCGCAGGCTGTTATGATTCCCGTCATCACCGTCCAGTGGATcacctcgtccgtctcgcgCCGCAAGCTGGCTCAGGTCCGACCCTTCTCGCCGGACCCACGGATGATCTTCTCCGAGGTTGTCGTCACCTGCGCCGGCCTGCCCGTCATGGACCGGGagagcatcgtcggcgccaccATGGCTCTGGGTGGACAGGAGTCGAAGGAGGTGAGCCGGCTGACGACGCACATTTGCGCTCTCACCATGGACGACCCCAAAGTTAAGCAGGCCGCGGCAGGCCGCGTCAAATGCAAGATTGTCCTGCCTCACTG GTTTGATGCTTGTTTCAAGCTTGGAAAGCGTATTGAAGAGGCACCCTATCTTCTCCCCGACCCGGAGATTCTCCACAGGACACCCGAAGACAAACTGGAGATACCTGTTAACAACAACCTGGAGGGAGCGACGTCGACCAATCCTCAATGGCTGCCGGATGTCGGCAGTCGCTCACCCTGCACCGTCTTCCAGTCACGCAAAGTACTTCTGTGCAAGGATCTCGGCATCACCCACCGCCTCACCAAGGTCCTTAAGGACATTatccacgacggcggcggtaggttggtcgacgacgtggatGAGTGCGACACGCTCATCTGCCAGTTTCGACAAGGTCACGAATACGTCCAGGCGGCCCAGTCGTGCAAGGACATCGGCAGCCTGTCGTGGCTCTACTACCTCATCGTCCACAACCAGTGGCGCAGTCCGCTTCACCGACTGCTTCATTACCCTGTCCCGCAGGACGGAATCGAGGGCTTCGACAAGATGCGCATTACCGTCTCCAACTACGGCGGTGAGGCGCGAATTTATCTCGAAAATCTCATCAAGGCCTGCGGCGCTCAGTTTACCAAAACGATGAAGCCCGACAACACGCATCTCATCACGGCGCGCAACACGAGCGAGAAATGCAAGGCTGCGCCCGAATGGGGAGTCCACGTTGTCAACCATCTCTGGATCGAGGAGAGTTACGCCAAGTGCGAGGTCAAACCGATCAATGTTCCCAAGTTCAATCACTTTCCCCCTCGGACCAACCTGGGCGAGATTATTGGTCAGACCTTTTTGGACGAGTCCAAGCTGAGAGCCATCTACTAccccggcggcgaggagacaatgtcgccgagggcgaagagAAAGCGCCAGGTTCTccaggcggccaaggagaacGGCTACCAGAAAGGACCGGCTGAGGGTGTCGTCATCGGCAAGGAGGATGACCGAGACTTCGACGTCATGCGCGACCACGAAGCGAACGAGGGCATGACGCGCGGCAAGGTGAGCGCCTCAGTCGAAACACCGGTGCGTGCACGTCGTGTGCAGCCGGGCAAGGAGAACGACACACCGGCGACGGGGTCGACGGGAGGCCGCAgcgccaaggccaaggcgcgGGACCTGCTCCAGTGCATCGCGCCCGACATTGCGCTGtacgagaaggagaagaagcgaCAGAGCAAGTCTGGAGCTCCCTGGGGCGGCAAGCGAGCCGCCGATATggtggagaaggagaagcaggagaaggaggaggcccTGGCCGAAGTTGACGAGGGGGTCAAGAGACCGACGAAGAAGGCACGGCCCTCGCTGCCGGAAGTCGAGACGCGCATCGTCGTGACTGGCTTCAAGAGGTGGATCGGTGACAAGAACAAAGAGGACCACGACCGG AGGAAGTTGCGGGATCTCGGAGTTCAAGTTGTCCAAGAAGGGCAGCCGTGTGACTTTGTGGTGGCGCCCAACGTCATGCGCACCGTCAAGTTTCTCTGCGCCTTGGCACGGGGGGCCAGGGTGCTGTCAACGAGCTTCATCGAAGAGACCCTCCAACGAAACGAAGTCCCGTCTCCCGATGACTTTcttctcggcgacgaggcggcggagaagaagtACGAGATGAATCTCGAGACATCGTCGTCCAGGGCCAAATCGAACAGGGGACGGCTCCTGCAGGGGATTCCCATCTACTGCACCGAAAAAATCcgccacggcgccggcagcTACCAAACCATTgccgaggccaacggcgCCATCTTCAAGCTGTACAAGGCTCGCAGCGGCACGACGATTaagccaacgacggcggaagaggacggcggcgccccgCCGGAGCCGGTGTACCTGCTCAGCAACAAGTCACCGGAAGAGAAGCAGCTGTGGCCGCGGTTCGAAGAGATGGCGCGTAACGGCCACATGGAGCCGAGGATCGTGGCGCCGGACTGGCTACTcgacgtggccatggcgCAGTGTGTGCGCTTCAACAAGAAGTTCTTGGTTGAGAACTTCAACGGCCAATGA